One Cucumis melo cultivar AY chromosome 8, USDA_Cmelo_AY_1.0, whole genome shotgun sequence genomic window, tatgtgAAAAGTGTAACgagaaaatttaaatatatgaatgaaaaattcaaaatcaactGAACTTATAATTGATATATGTAAACGTTTTTAGTCTATCTTGATGTTAGTTCCTTTGCCACGATGCTCTGTTTTTATTcgattaatttttatttaaaagttatttttaaatatagcaaaataaactaaaatattcataaaatatCCAATATAGATTGCGATAAATCAAGAtagatatatattatatcttgATCTATCGGTCTATCATAAATAGATAAacatattttactatatttttagaagttttgttatttaaaataatttcttttatttttagattgatatattataatttagagttttatatatcaattattgtttataataaGTTATTCGCTTGTGAGTTTTATTAATTCTCTGATTTCTAAtgtttttacaaaataaaaatcaataattgagaaatgttttcttttaaatcaaaCAATGCGAGTAAAATTTTTTTCGTGACTTtaccttttcttctttctcaacAACATATTTTGCTATCTTgaattttattgaaattatttataaaatataatttttttcggTAAGTTAAAATCTCTATCttttttgtaaatagtttatttgttatttttgaaaatatatatatattttttccatTTGTAAAGAAagtaatttaattccaaattctccttttggggtttttttttcttgtgtttaccttattatattatattggATGTATCAGACTTACCTAATTCAACTAAGTTTCTCTCTCTATATTTTTATAATGTAGTAATTTAAgtgtaattaaataaaatagcATTATATATACTTGCACCACTAAATACAAAATCATTATTCAAATTTAATTGATTTGGTAGTTTGTTGTGTGTAAATATTAATGAATCCAATTAAAAAGACATTAATATTTTTGGATCGAGTATCCATCCATGAATCTCAATAATAGAGATAAAGGATCAAATATATTACTAAGTACTTTATGATTATTTATTTCAAGATTGTCTCTGTCTCTTTCTAAATAAAGGGaagaaaatgtgaaaaaatGAATGGATAGGTGATATTAGAGTATATTATTTCCTTCGAAAGCTTTCTATATATGGATAGTTGAAAAGGCACAAggaattttttcttcttttttctttttcaaaatcttaataaaattatagaTTTGATTCCTAAGTATAtgataaaatttttaaaagaagaaaaatatatggATACCCTTTTAATAAAAGTTTATTGGTACCAATTTTTTTGTgattaaatttcaattttgatgTCTTTCTTATAGAATATTACTTCATTCGCTTAGGTTAAGGTAGTTTGAGATTCGGGATTCTTCGAGGAAGTAAAGATACATGAACTTTTGAGTTACGTTGTCTATTATGCGAGTTAATGTTTTGAATTTGATAAAAACCTAGTCTAAAATTTCGTGTAACTTTTAATTTCATCGAATTGgactttaaattaaaataaatatggTAATTTCTAATGTTTGTTAAGCGTTGAGTACATTCACTACAAAATTCAAGGAATAATGATCTCCTCAAATCCATTAATTCCAAACAAAAATAAGTTGCCCTAAGAAACCAATTCATCGAATCTAAGTCACAACCAAATCAATACACAAAATTAGATATGGCCTAAGTCCCATCAACTCGcacatttaaacaaaattttatcGACATCTCCTTTATCATTAGTTCGTCaaaattttaacaaaagttAACCAAAAGATAAAAGATTGCAACACTTGTACAAGTTCACGATTTAATTCAGAAGACATAGTCAACAggtcaaattttaaaatctaaaaaagtgactttttaaaattaattaaaaatatatatatatatatatatgaaattgtATTAGAACTACATATTGTTTCAAAATTCAAACTTGGAAATTTGGAATTGCACTTTTCTTTTAAAGGAACATTTaatctatttatatatataagtcATGAATCACATATggtcttttccttttcttcagatggagaaataaaataaagtaggggaaaaagattttgaaattggaacataaaatgaaaaaagaaaaataattgttttcttttttttaaaatggaaaatgTTTAGTTGTTGTGTATTTAGTAGTGGAAAGCTTTACCCTAAACTCGGTATTCTCTCATCATCTTCTACATAAACAAACctcctcttctcttctcttttccAACACTCTTGCTTCTTCAAACTTCAAACTCCattccttctctctctctatcttttCAACTCATTTCTTAAGAAACATCAAAtgctttttttatttatttgatatttCTTCTTCAGGTCATTTTCAAGTTCCCATCTTTTCAATGGCGGATAGTTTTTACTGTACAGAGAATGCCAATATTTGTTTTGATGAAAATAATGAATTTGATGAACGATGCTCAATTTCTCTGCCCCATCGAAGAACCCGTGAACCGAATGTTGAATTTTTCGGATCCGAAAATTTTCTGGGCTCTTCTGTACTAGAGAGTGAAGAGAGAGTTAAAAGAATGGTTGAGAAAGAGATTGAGCATTTACCAACTCATGATTATCTTAAGAGAATGCTCTCTGGGGATTTGGATTTGAAGTTTAGAAGAGAGGCTGTTGATTGGATTTGGAAGGTtggtttgttttttcttttgaaatctGATGATGGAAAAATgcctcttttctctttttgattcatttctaaaGAGGGGTTTTGATTCTTCTAAGGTCTCTTTTCCATCAATGAAACTTTGAGTTGCTTTTTACCCTTCTCATTAatcttcatttttctctttttgtttgGTTTGATTATTTTATTCATAATGATGGGgtctgttttcttttcttttctttccttttttttttttttgcttttcttttcccGATTTCAACAGTTTATGGTCCCTCAGTACTTGTGATTCCATTGTGTGCCATCTTTAGTTAGTtcgttatttgattcaatatgGTGTGATGAACAGGCTCATGCCCATTACAGCTTTGGTCCTCTGAGTCTTTGTTTATCTATGAACTACTTGGACCGTTTCCTCTCAGTGTATCATTTGCCTGTAAGTTCCAAAAATCAAACAAtgtctgtttctttttttctctttctataTTTCTTGTCATGTTATGAACATTTTCttatatgtttttattatttagatGGATAAAAGCTGGACTGTACAGCTGCTGTCAGTAGCTTGTATGTCTTTAGCAGCAAAAATGGAGGAGACAGAAGTTCCTCTTCCTATAGATTTACAGGTTAAatgaatttcaaaattattataaaaaattgtgattgaatttctttttactGTTTTGTTGATGGGTTTCAATTTTGAAGTACAGGTTGAGGAACCAAAGTTTGTGTTTGAAGCAAAAACCATACAAAGAATGGAACTTCTTGTTCTAAGTAGGTTGAAATGGAAGATGCAAGCCATAACTCCATTTTCTTTCATTGATTATTTCCTCAGTAAGATCAGTGTTGAGCAGCAGAACATACCAAGCTTTTACTTCTCAAAATCATCACAACTCATTCTGAGCACAATTAAAGGTGTTTTAAAGcagtttttttctttccatttacTGACTGAAAAAAATTCAGTAGCATTCCCCAGAAATTAATGTGTTTTGATACAGTTTTGTGGTTGGGAAAAATTAAATGCATGCAGGCATTGACTTCTTGGAATTCAAGCCTTCTGAAATTGCTTTGGCTGTGGCAATTTCCATTTCAAGAGAATTTCAAACACCAGATATGAATAAAGCAATCCTTTCTTTTCCATATATGGAGAAAGTAATACAAAAAGAACTTcgctttttccctttttttcccTTAAAAAAACACATTTTTGCTAATTGTTTTAAACATTTGCTTTATGGTTTTGTTTTGCAGGAAAGAGTGATGAAGTGCATTGAACTGATTAGAGATTTTTCATTGATTAGTAATGTATATGGAAATACATTGGGTGGTGGTAATGTTGGTTCAGTTCCTCAAAGCCCTGTTGGGGTTTTGGATGCAGCTTGTTTGAGTTACAAAACAGAGGAATTATTAACCGCAGGTTCATATGGTAAtggtaattcttcttcttcttcttcttcttcttctcatgaCAGTCAAGACAGCAAGAGGAGGAGACAAGATAGACCATCATCAAATGATGATGATACAAGTCCATCCAGTCCTGTCAAATGAGAGaacacacaaaaaaaattaaaaaaaaataaaaatttaggTACGTTGATAAGGAATTAAATTAGAGTGGTCATTAGTTAGAAATGGAATTTTCCACAACATTTCATATTCATAAGTTTGAGATAGATAGAGTTTTAGAGTGAAAGAGAGCTAAATTCACTTTTGTAAACAGAATTTTACTGTAAAAGAAGCAGAGGAAGAAGAATTATGAATATGAAAGAGTAGAGGAGATGTGTGATGGTGTGGTGTGTGATTTTGGAGTGAATGAGTgagttcttcttttttttttttttttttttaattttttttttggatttattTTCCTTGGGGGTTTAAATAATTGAGTTATTGTATGGAAGGAGAGCAGAGAAGAACAGAACAGAACAGGGCAGTGGAATTATATATGTGTTTGTTTTTGGGGATTGAGAAAGAGGGACCCACTTGGTCAAACTTCTCTATGTTTTTGAGTGTATGACCAGTCAACATCTGGGATGGATTGATCTGTATCTGTATCACTGTTATGTATATAATGATTATTAttcaaaaaacaaagaaaaaaaaaaagaacattgGAAGTATTGCAAAATTTATGCTTGCACTGATTTTGATTTTTGCTATTAATTGCACAAAAACAGAGGAGACTGGAGAGGTTGAGGTTTTCAGCTGGCATTGCCATTTTTTGAAGGGGAgagttatgaattttattttattgttctTTTAAGTGTTGTGTGGGAGGCAGGGTTTGGGTTGCCATGGTTGTCACTGACAAGTATCCACTTAAAAACATTGGCTTTGCAACAGACATTAAAGAACAATAAAGTTTCCTTAAACGACAGCTAAGCATGGTCAAGCTCAAATTGTTGTAAGTATCCACTTGAATTCACTCGTCCTTTCGAATATTTCTGTTTTCTCTCAAATAATTCAATTCCCCATTTCGTTTACTACATAAATACCATAACACACCACCTTCTTCAATCtatcacatatatatacatattcgTTTGTTGATGTGGGTTTAGACAAAACATTAGCTATAACAAAAAAGCAATGACAAACCGTAAAAAGCTCCATCATAAACCTGCGAGTACCCCTATACTTCCAAATATTACAATATTATATGATTAGGTTTcttaaatgttttaaaataaactCTTAGAACATCAATCCTTTAGACGTGAACTTATGTGGTAGTGACCTAGAACGAATACAATGGTCTAATGCCATATTGTTATAAATCTTGGGTTTATGTATGAAATATCAAAAGggttttttattctttgaaacAGTTATAAACATTAAAGCATGCAGAAGaatattttctaaacaaaagataaaattaaaggATATTGGTTATAATTTAACCTAATGGGTAACTGTATGCTTGTGAAAATGTGGAACAAGATTAGAGTGGTTTAGAATATATTGATGAATGGGAAGAGCATTAGTTTAatgatatgtttatgattaataaataatattcagaagagaataaagatatatatatgtattgtaTATATTAGTGAATATGGGAGGCATTGTTATGGTTAAGTGGGAAGAGGAGTTAATTAGGGAAGTAATTAATATAAAGTGTTGGGAGGTTTGTTTAGAATTTAGTGTGCAGAGATTTAATGAAGGGATTCCTTTTTGGCCTATAAAGTTGAAAGGAAAGGTCATCTCGTACTTCATGGAATTAATTTTACTTGTGTCCCATTGTCACGTGATAATGCAGGACCCTCCTCCCAACCTTAATTTTGACCACCATTTTCTATATTTGTACTTACCCTATTTAATTTACACATTGATTAATTTAATCAATACCTTACTGAAAAAGAACAAATTCTTTAATTTCCTATGAACGTAACACATAACAACATTATTGTGATTTATGAACCTTATGTAATATAGCTACCGAAATATGTTTTACAATGAttttaaaatggttaaaaaatGTTTAAGTGTCTCTTATATGATGTTTTGTATCATTTTGAATCAATTTAATCAGTGTTTgattttacaaaatttatataaatatgaaCTTTATACAatcaaatttgattttgaaggATTGAAATGCTATGTTTCAAAAGTTTTATGTTTTTGAATATTACCAatgtgacttttttttttttttactatattataATTTCATGCAAATTTATTCTAATAAGTTAGGATCAATATTTTGTAGGGTCttgataaaatattaaaatattagtTGTCTCTCATTAACAGACTTCAAACACTAAAAACACTTTAAAAGCTTAGGTTTACTCCCTCTAgtgaagttttcttttttgtgttcTTTCAGTTTGAGAGTGGAGACAGTACTTTTGTAATTGGAATATGAAAAATCTTTTTTTGATAGGGTCACGGTTTTTCtactattttaatatttaatttctacATATAAATTGTTGGAATTTTTGAATTATGTTCTGTTTATTGGTGTGATAATGTTATTGATGAGAGGGTGGTGTTGATTATGTGTAGTAATATGCGTATAATGATGAGAAAGATAGTGAATAAAGGAGAAATTAACCTAAAAAAAGCAGAAGAGACGAAGCCACGGTTTAAGCAgttattttgatataaataCCACAAAACAAAAGTGATGATCGATGccttgttaattaattaaatggctatatatatatatatatatatatatataatgtgcCTTTAACTTGGTGGAGATTCCACTGTGTGGTgcattcttaaaaaaaatatataatttttttttttatataataaattctTTATCACTTTCTTCATTTGTTTGCATGAACAaattcattcttttttatttattaattttattaacaaTTCTCACTTGCACAGCACGTGAGAGAGTCCCATTAAAATAATACGTATACGATCAGCTTTTTAGAAAGACAAATTaaagagatagatagagagagGGCGGGGTGGGGTGGGAGTTTGAATCGAACTTTAAAAAGGTTTGGGTTGAGTTgggtttttgttttattttagcAAAAATTAAAATCTTGATTCCTTTTCCTTCTCATCTTAGTCTTAGTACTTACCACAGTTTAATTTGGTACTCTAAATCTCACCCGACAAAAGAAGCATATATAAAGGAATAATATTACTTCTTGAActtaatttaaagaaaagaaaaactcacTAATTTATCTATTTTCCCCATTCTAGTTATATTATTCTATGTCTCTCACTCTATTCTGCACTTGATCAGATGGGATCAGATTATTGAATTCATTGTCTTTTGCTTACCCTTCT contains:
- the LOC103484941 gene encoding cyclin-D4-1-like is translated as MADSFYCTENANICFDENNEFDERCSISLPHRRTREPNVEFFGSENFLGSSVLESEERVKRMVEKEIEHLPTHDYLKRMLSGDLDLKFRREAVDWIWKAHAHYSFGPLSLCLSMNYLDRFLSVYHLPMDKSWTVQLLSVACMSLAAKMEETEVPLPIDLQVEEPKFVFEAKTIQRMELLVLSRLKWKMQAITPFSFIDYFLSKISVEQQNIPSFYFSKSSQLILSTIKGIDFLEFKPSEIALAVAISISREFQTPDMNKAILSFPYMEKERVMKCIELIRDFSLISNVYGNTLGGGNVGSVPQSPVGVLDAACLSYKTEELLTAGSYGNGNSSSSSSSSSHDSQDSKRRRQDRPSSNDDDTSPSSPVK